One part of the Malus sylvestris chromosome 2, drMalSylv7.2, whole genome shotgun sequence genome encodes these proteins:
- the LOC126611220 gene encoding putative pentatricopeptide repeat-containing protein At5g65820 → MQRLYQQTKSLCTKHHHLSHSFKPNTPSNLFHTNHKPTKQTHNPHAFTKTRSGLGLARLDTDPDTSPDDPTHCEFSADVEKIYRILRKFHSRVPKLELALHQSGVVLRSGLTERVLNRCGDAGNLGYRFFVWAAQQPNYRPSYEVYKAMIKSLSKMRQFGAVWALLEEMRRENPQLITQEVFVVLMRRFAAARMVKKAVEVLDEMPKYGCEPDEYVFGCLLDALCKNGSVKDAASLFEDMRVRFTPSIKHFTSLLYGWCREGKLMEAKFVLVQMREAGFEPDIVVYNTLLSGYSQAGKMVDANELLKEMRRKGCDPNAASYTTVIQVLCSREKMEEAMRVFVEMQRSGCEADVVTYTTLISGFCKWGKIERSYEILDGMIQKGFSPNQMTYMYIMLAHEKKEELEECVELMEEMRKIGCSPDLGIYNTVIRLACKLGEVKEGVRLWNEMEAAGFSPGLDTFVIMIHGFLGQGCLIDACDYFKEMVGRGLLSGPQYGTLKELMNALLRDEKLEMAKDVWSCIVTKGCDLNVFAWTIWIHALFSRGHVKEACSYCLDMMEADVMPQPDTFAKLMRGLRKLYNRQIAAEITEKVRKMAADRQITFKMYKRRGERDLKEKVKEKNDGRKRRARRRSWPSKSKSL, encoded by the coding sequence ATGCAGAGATTGTATCAGCAAACCAAATCTCTCTGCACCAAACACCATCATCTCTCGCATTCCTTCAAACCAAACACCCCCTCCAACCTTTTCCACACCAATCACAAACCCACCAAGCAAACCCACAACCCCCATGCCTTCACCAAGACAAGATCCGGCCTCGGGCTGGCCCGCCTCGACACCGACCCGGATACATCCCCAGACGACCCGACCCACTGCGAGTTCTCCGCCGACGTCGAGAAGATTTACAGAATACTACGGAAATTCCACTCCAGGGTCCCGAAATTGGAGCTCGCTCTCCACCAATCCGGCGTCGTTTTGAGGTCAGGGTTAACGGAGCGGGTGCTGAACCGGTGTGGCGACGCCGGGAACCTCGGGTATAGGTTCTTCGTGTGGGCTGCGCAGCAGCCGAATTACCGACCCAGTTACGAGGTGTATAAGGCCATGATTAAAAGCTTGAGCAAAATGCGCCAATTCGGCGCCGTTTGGGCGCTGCTTGAAGAAATGAGGAGGGAGAACCCGCAGCTGATTACCCAGGAAGTTTTTGTGGTTCTGATGCGGCGGTTCGCCGCGGCGAGGATGGTGAAGAAAGCAGTTGAGGTGCTCGACGAAATGCCTAAGTATGGGTGCGAACCCGATGAGTATGTTTTCGGGTGTTTGTTGGATGCCCTGTGTAAAAATGGTAGTGTTAAAGATGCAGCTTCATTGTTTGAGGATATGCGTGTGAGGTTTACTCCGAGCATTAAGCATTTTACGTCGTTGTTGTATGGTTGGTGTCGAGAAGGGAAGCTCATGGAGGCGAAATTCGTGTTGGTGCAGATGAGGGAAGCCGGTTTTGAGCCTGACATTGTGGTGTATAACACATTGCTGAGCGGGTACTCTCAGGCTGGGAAGATGGTTGATGCCAATGAGCTCTTGAAGGAGATGAGGAGGAAGGGTTGTGATCCCAATGCAGCTTCGTACACGACTGTGATTCAGGTGCTTTGCAGTCGAGAAAAGATGGAGGAGGCAATGAGGGTGTTTGTGGAGATGCAGAGGAGTGGTTGTGAGGCTGATGTTGTGACTTACACTACTTTGATTAGTGGGTTTTGTAAGTGGGGAAAGATTGAGAGGAGTTACGAGATTTTGGATGGTATGATACAGAAAGGGTTTTCGCCGAATCAGATGACTTACATGTATATTATGTTGGCTcatgagaagaaggaagagcTGGAGGAGTGTGTGGAATTGATGGAGGAGATGAGAAAGATCGGTTGTAGTCCTGATCTTGGTATTTACAACACAGTGATCCGGTTGGCGTGCAAATTGGGGGAGGTGAAAGAAGGTGTTCGACTTTGGAACGAAATGGAAGCAGCTGGGTTTAGTCCTGGGCTTGACACCTTTGTCATTATGATTCATGGGTTTCTTGGGCAAGGCTGTTTGATTGATGCTTGTGATTATTTTAAAGAAATGGTCGGCAGAGGTCTTCTGTCCGGCCCACAATATGGTACCTTGAAGGAGCTGATGAATGCTTTGTTGAGAGACGAAAAGCTAGAAATGGCAAAAGATGTTTGGAGTTGCATTGTGACCAAAGGATGCGATCTCAATGTGTTTGCATGGACAATTTGGATTCATGCGCTGTTTTCAAGGGGGCATGTGAAGGAGGCTTGTTCGTACTGTTTGGACATGATGGAGGCGGATGTAATGCCACAGCCAGATACTTTCGCGAAGCTCATGCGCGGTTTAAGGAAACTATATAACCGACAGATAGCAGCTGAGATCACAGAGAAGGTGAGGAAGATGGCTGCAGATAGACAAATCACTTTCAAGATGTATAAAAGGCGAGGAGAGCGGGACTTGAAGGAAAAGGTAAAGGAGAAAAATGATGGGAGGAAACGGAGGGCCCGCAGAAGAAGTTGGCCTAGTAAATCTAAATCTTTGTAG
- the LOC126611270 gene encoding probable pectinesterase 29, with product MESLISTIFSLLLFFGSTLGGRYKATKNALENDVSSTIIVDKSGRGNFTTVQQAIDSVPPNNSLWIRILLNPDVYTEKVMIPKEKPYIVLEGDPKFPATIEYGDAGSVIDSPTFKLFADNFVARSIIFKNSYDHLILPDPNGSKTTWAPAILISADKASFHHCSFISLQDTLTDDGGRHYFYDCFIEGAIDFIWGNGQSIYEKCQIFSITDRIGITGFITAQGRKAPNETTGFVLKDCYVNGTGTTFLGRPWRPYSRVLFASTFMENIITPEGWSPWPPAPVDSVAFSEANCQGPGANLSGRVPWEKKLSDEEVAYFTNPASFIDQEGWLRGQPN from the exons ATGGAGTCTCTTATATCAACAATATTTTCCCTCCTCCTTTTCTTCGGTTCAACATTGGGGGGACGGTACAAAGCAACGAAAAACGCTTTGGAAAACGATGTTTCAAGTACCATCATAGTCGATAAGAGTGGTCGAGGAAATTTTACCACAGTGCAACAAGCCATCGATTCTGTACCACCAAATAACTCTCTGTGGATTCGTATCCTCCTTAACCCTGATGTGTATAC GGAAAAAGTTATGATTCCAAAGGAGAAACCATACATCGTTCTTGAAGGAGACCCTAAATTTCCCGCTACAATCGAATACGGAGATGCTGGCAGTGTCATTGACAGTCCTACATTCAAGTTGTTTGCAGATAATTTTGTGGCGCGAAGTATAATATTCAAG AATTCATATGACCATCTTATCTTGCCGGATCCGAATGGAAGCAAAACTACTTGGGCGCCTGCAATCTTAATCTCTGCAGACAAAGCAAGTTTTCACCACTGCAGTTTTATAAGCTTGCAAGATACATTGACTGATGATGGTGGCCGTCACTATTTTTACGATTGCTTTATTGAAGGGGCTATAGACTTCATTTGGGGCAATGGCCAGTCAATTTATGAG AAATGCCAGATATTTTCGATAACCGATCGAATAGGGATTACTGGTTTTATTACAGCACAAGGCCGTAAAGCCCCAAACGAAACAACTGGTTTTGTGCTCAAAGATTGCTATGTAAACGGAACAGGTACTACATTTTTAGGAAGACCGTGGAGACCTTATTCGAGAGTATTGTTTGCCTCCACCTTCATGGAAAATATCATCACCCCTGAGGGTTGGTCCCCATGGCCGCCTGCTCCTGT GGATTCGGTTGCATTCTCGGAGGCAAATTGTCAAGGACCTGGAGCCAATTTGTCGGGTCGTGTCCCATGGGAGAAGAAGCTATCAGATGAAGAAGTGGCATATTTCACAAATCCGGCTTCTTTCATAGACCAAGAAGGATGGTTGAGAGGTCAACCAAATTAA